In a single window of the Neodiprion virginianus isolate iyNeoVirg1 chromosome 1, iyNeoVirg1.1, whole genome shotgun sequence genome:
- the LOC124310524 gene encoding autophagy-related protein 23: MGSGGSVPAASRQSTSRDLDVLCERRESQAPIVLQNLQTAEGPTDSQGPSPYTTLRRDGFRFQGPSAPSLPVGSSVRGSYAGGHEANAPQEETLLAYASQMTGWQSGPAGSNLASTRSEMTELSRTVSCLAAANQQLATAHSAALAHLEALYRDVRSARGMRDCDKEAYAEGDEAEEERRCRGNRQRTSRWSHQGLRQAEQTATTHELETEFHKEYPTRSQLETQGRIPDMRNEGNEDEGENTLRKALARIEELEDTLRSERLKPTDPNHHRRSTIGNLVTCEKEVQCSDDEAEDVERVKSERALQVQKLNEEMQKELETQRRTIERLEEECKISTVQREKAESELQERNEELERTLTELDCSKSKRMELLREVDLYRTERDSALVRISSLEEELQKSVLDRDHAKNTEGQKSAKLRAQLAEEVADKKKQIKALEDALEEIQRLKHAVKTDRKENANLDDEADQTELGVEQTAALEENPYEASEDVAEEIACSRATNMEEFKKELTLKREARQRAIAAVSSEMDRLRRELGAEKEAHSETSRMLDLLKSGEPTRDIKGLTTAEEQAEHKSSASSAQDEVKRLRNQLQGEKEAHQDTLRRITAQQIADTLKVSDEIKNFVRFEAEKLEDLRYHLEHDAEKNMRQILHVKEAVGTARLVLAAREKQVNKLKDQLAHILARLEGMNYSEIFDDARAEFDHQLENLRNLKTLYEVRLKVLIEMKEQAGKELVETKEKLEVSQKKLKTLEEDLEKSEEKVDSQDTEISNLESQLGLTKADCRDLENQMSVINSLFTQMLLSASSADMDLDRLTRLLQENHDLISDMAREEGTEAAALPKLLLDLVEQVEGRTPTKPRASGSDGEKNEEDIQEGNIAHNLPKVWRVLLELLSCHAVDAPAASASALSAPDSCYKSVDTPSGPQLVISVSKTYIRLKELILEKKHLEKEMTRMKQLNTHLESKLGEQEKRLSTVSSELSKTWNIVGRMQAQHQQLHTHEKILRYELQQKRKMLQELKQELEYCREKWESARQKNTNTELEWKNLRREFAARKALAVRDSLNNSGESGFSDERGDESDEEDEERTERIRISPRRRTRKESPRVPSPDTESEQPTDTEMSESKTCSSETLEQRTPTPETETEVDGETIDVESASNEVRPATPEPDCTPETEILDPLDRALTNVIQSLIKIDTVSNQSSASTSRESIPMASTSAESKDSSVFDTVVSNEPSKRVKTPRRETREWSPHSEPWSSNITDMKLNLKRPLKTSINERSSSLDSSITATRLDEIDNCPDSTLGACASTSEDPVEDCDEKRVKNNDEESIFDSEKFLNSMETESTPHPTVSVFSIGPYLSSKSPSPVKTVQFREPLILGPRSSTPCTLNSDEASTSEQATAAATSSGTKSQTNEKAETKPVEISANVSDEIKAKPELTDSQEKTLAETANASVSVKTTDAEDKSEEQKNKTGTLEAPRPETSTASQSSVDSVTPKTSRTPEEVLVARAARLKRLEEQADWLMKKMNATSQRGSALSTRLEELHEVYGEPPAPPPLPDVLPSVRLETNSNELDERREHQVQESLTSRPEEALPLHQTEADDTAANESPPNNAP, from the exons atggGTTCCGGAGGCAGCGTCCCAGCCGCCAGCAGACAGTCCACATCCAGAGATTTAGACGTCCTCTGCGAGCGCCGGGAATCCCAGGCTCCAATCGTTCTGCAGAATCTGCAAACTGCGGAAGGTCCAACCGACTCGCAG GGCCCCAGTCCGTACACGACGCTCCGAAGAGATGGTTTCAGATTCCAAGGGCCATCGGCTCCGAGTTTGCCGGTTGGTTCCAGCGTCCGAGGATCCTACGCCGGGGGACACGAGGCGAACGCCCCTCAAGAAGAGACTCTG CTCGCCTACGCGTCCCAGATGACCGGTTGGCAGTCCGGTCCCGCAGGGTCAAACCTCGCATCGACGAGGAGCGAGATGACGGAGCTTTCGAGGACGGTGTCCTGCCTCGCAGCGGCGAACCAGCAGCTGGCAACCGCGCACAGTGCGGCTCTAGCGCACCTGGAGGCTCTTTACCGGGACGTGAGATCTGCGAGAGGGATGCGAGATTGCGACAAGGAGGCTTACGCGGAGGGTGATGAGGCCGAGGAGGAGCGACGCTGCAGGGGAAACCGTCAACGGACGTCGAGGTGGTCTCACCAGGGTTTGCGACAAGCGGAGCAAACGGCCACGACGCACGAGTTGGAGACAGAATTCCACAAGGAATATCCCACGAGAAGCCAGCTCGAGACACAGGGGAGAATACCGGACATGCGGAATGAGGGAAACGAGGATGAGGGTGAAAACACGCTGAGGAAAGCCCTCGCCAGGATAGAGGAGCTCGAGGATACCCTGAGGAGTGAAAGACTGAAACCAACCGATCCAAATCACCACCGAAGATCGACCATCGGCAACTTGGTCACGTGCGAGAAGGAAGTTCAGTGCAGTGATGACGAAGCCGAGGATGTTGAACGAGTCAAATCCGAACGAGCACTTCAAGTTCAGAAACTCAATGAGGAGATGCAAAAGGAACTTGAGACGCAGAGACGGACGATCGAAAGGCTCGAGGAAGAGTGCaag ATATCAACTGTGCAGCGGGAGAAGGCGGAGTCTGAATTGCAGGAGCGGAATGAAGAACTCGAGAGAACTCTGACGGAGCTTGATTGCTCGAAGTCAAAGAGAATGGAACTGCTGAGGGAGGTGGATTTGTACAGAACGGAAAGAGATTCCGCCCTTGTCAGGATATCCAGTTTGGAAGAGGAGCTACAGAAGTCCGTCCTCGACAGAGACCACGCGAAGAACACGGAGGGTCAGAAATCGGCAAAACTTCGAGCCCAGCTAGCCGAGGAGGTAGCGgacaaaaagaaacaaatcaaAGCCCTCGAAGACGCTCTTGAGGAGATCCAACGGCTCAAACATGCGGTGAAAACCGACAGGAAAGAAAACGCGAACCTTGACGACGAAGCTGACCAAACAG AACTGGGCGTGGAGCAAACCGCAGCTTTGGAAGAAAACCCTTACGAAGCGAGCGAGGATGTTGCGGAGGAGATCGCCTGCAGCCGTGCGACGAACATGGAGGAATTCAAAAAGGAATTGACCCTCAAACGTGAGGCCAGACAGCGTGCCATAGCCGCAGTGTCTTCGGAAATGGACAGACTCAGACGGGAATTGGGAGCCGAGAAGGAGGCACACTCCGAAACATCGAGGATGCTGGATTTGCTCAAGTCCGGGGAACCTACGAGAGATATAAAAGGATTGACGACTGCTGAGGAACAAGCCGAACACAAAAGCTCGGCCAGCTCCGCCCAAGATGAAGTAAAGAGACTCAGAAATCAACTTCAAGGTGAAAAAGAGGCTCACCAAGATACTCTAAGGAGAATTACTGCTCAACAGATAGCTGACACCTTAAAG GTTTCGGATGAGATAAAGAACTTTGTACGTTTCGAAGCTGAGAAACTGGAAGACCTTCGGTACCATCTCGAACACGACGCAGAGAAAAACATGAGACAAATTCTTCACGTCAAGGAAGCGGTGGGTACGGCTCGTCTGGTCCTGGCAGCTCGCGAGAAACAGGTGAATAAATTGAAGGATCAATTGGCGCACATTCTGGCCAGACTGGAAGGCATGAATTACAGCGAAATATTCGACGACGCAAGAGCGGAGTTTGATCACCAGCTTGAAAATCTTAGAAACTTGAAAACTCTCTACGAGGTACGACTCAAGgttttgatcgagatgaagGAACAGGCAGGAAAAGAACTCGTAGAGACGAAGGAGAAGCTCGAAGTTTCTCAAAAGAAACTAAAAACGCTCGAAGAGGACTTGGAGAAATCGGAAGAGAAG GTTGACAGTCAGGACactgaaatatcgaatttgGAGTCTCAGCTTGGTTTGACGAAAGCGGACTGCAGGGATCTCGAAAATCAGATGTCCGTTATAAACAGTCTATTCACGCAAATGCTGCTGAGCGCTTCCTCGGCCGACATGGATCTCGACAGGTTGACTCGATTACTGCAG GAGAATCACGACTTGATAAGCGACATGGCTCGAGAGGAAGGCACGGAGGCTGCCGCACTGCCAAAACTTCTTCTGGATTTGGTAGAGCAAGTCGAGGGACGAACCCCGACGAAGCCCCGAGCGTCGGGAAGCGATGGCGAAAAGAACGAAGAGGATATTCAGGAAGGAAATATCGCACACAATTTGCCaaag GTGTGGCGCGTTTTACTCGAACTGTTGAGCTGCCACGCCGTCGACGCCCCCGCAGCTTCAGCGTCAGCGTTATCGGCGCCTGATAGCTGTTATAAATCCGTCGACACGCCGAGTGGACCACAGTTGGTAATTTCGGTTAGCAAAACATACATCAGACTGAAGGAATTGATCCTTGAAAAGAAGCATCTTGAGAAAGAGATGACGCGAATGAAACAACTTAATACACACCTTGAGAGCAAGCTGGGCGAACAG GAGAAAAGATTGTCGACGGTTTCCTCAGAGCTGAGCAAAACCTGGAACATAGTGGGTAGGATGCAGGCTCAGCATCAGCAGCTTCACACGCACGAAAAGATCTTGCGATACGAGCTACAGCAGAAGAGGAAAATGCTTCAAGAGCTGAAGCAGGAGCTTGAATATTGCCGAGAGAAATGGGAATCGGCGAGGCAAAAAAATACGAACACAGAACTCGAGTGGAAAAATCTTCGTCGAGAGTTCGCTGCGAGAAAAGCGCTCGCCGTTCGAGACTCCCTGAACAACAG CGGCGAAAGCGGGTTCAGCGACGAACGTGGTGACGAGTCTgacgaagaagacgaggaAAGAACCGAAAGGATCAGGATAAGCCCGCGCAGGCGAACCAGAAAG GAAAGCCCAAGGGTACCGTCCCCAGACACAGAGTCTGAGCAGCCAACGGATACGGAAATGTCAGAGTCAAAGACTTGTTCCTCGGAAACCCTCGAACAGCGGACACCAACCCCGGAAACCGAGACAGAGGTGGACGGGGAGACGATCGACGTTGAGTCGGCATCAAACGAGGTGCGGCCCGCCACACCAGAGCCTGAC TGCACTCCGGAGACAGAGATTTTGGACCCATTGGACAGAGCGTTGACAAACGTGATTCAGAGTCTGATAAAAATCGACACAGTATCTAATCAGAGTTCCGCTTCTACGTCCAGAGAAAGTATACCCATGGCGTCTACGTCAGCGGAGTCGAAGGATTCATCCGTGTTCGACACCGTGGTCAGCAACGAACCTTCGAAAAGGGTTAAAACTCCGAGAAGAGAGACAAGAGAATGGAGCCCACACAGCGAACCATGGAGTTCGAATATAACGGacatgaaattgaatttgaagaGACCATTGAAAACATCGATAAACGAAAGGTCATCGTCCCTGGACTCGTCCATTACGGCTACGCGACTCGACGAGATAGATAACTGTCCCGATTCCACTCTGGGAGCTTGTGCCTCGACTTCCGAAGACCCTGTCGAAGATTGCGATGAAAAGAGAGTGAAGAACAACGACGAAGAGTCGATTTTTGACAGCGAAAAGTTTCTGAATTCGATGGAAACAGAATCCACCCCGCATCCAACCGTCTCGGTATTTTCCATCGGACCTTATCTCTCCTCCAAATCACCCTCGCCAGTCAAAACTGTTCAATTTCGAGAGCCATTGATACTGGGACCAAGATCCAGCACGCCCTGCACCCTGAACTCCGACGAAGCTTCGACATCTGAACAAGCAACTGCGGCTGCAACAAGTTCTGGTACAAAATCGCAGACTAACGAAAAAGCAGAAACAAAGCCTGTCGAGATCTCAGCGAATGTCTCTGATGAGATTAAAGCGAAACCGGAATTGACCGATTCCCAAGAAAAGACACTTGCTGAAACCGCGAACGCCTCTGTATCCGTAAAGACGACCGACGCTGAAGACAAGTCGGAGGAACAGAAAAATAAGACTGGCACTCTCGAGGCACCACGACCGGAAACTTCGACTGCATCGCAGTCCTCGGTCGATTCCGTAACGCCGAAGACTTCCCGCACTCCAGAGGAAGTTTTGGTTGCTAGAGCTGCGAGATTGAAACGATTGGAGGAGCAGGCGGACTGGCTGATGAAGAAAATGAACGCTACCAGCCAGAGGGGATCCGCTCTGAGTACCAGACTAGAAGAACTTCACGAAGTCTATGGTGAACCACCGGCTCCTCCGCCTTTGCCAGATGTTTTGCCGAGCGTCAGATTAGAGACGAATTCCAACGAACTGGACGAGAGAAGGGAGCACCAG GTACAAGAGTCACTTACTTCTCGACCGGAAGAGGCCCTGCCATTACACCAAACTGAAGCTGACGATACGGCCGCGAACGAATCTCCACCGAACAATGCGCCCTGA
- the LOC124303217 gene encoding uncharacterized protein LOC124303217: MFKYPRILSYCFISILFLGNAEVIVRVAIEASFRLDIYPKSLDNPSSCMLYDPQNEATGIALDYQADNSQEADQKIVPLGNNQCGARIYDASRTDVGRWSLVLSNETESITENFRVITVTLEEPVNRTSTAVIGDLTTTILCGPSSMLYCELRNPLGNPATLTSRTRCETIIEVLKATDFGVWTCTVGVSGSIEEVYATHTLNIGDPAEEVVIFANDTLSGKMISWQVERIIPAASWCRAFPPKGGSIMVAPGLELEKYVSVGTNLAENKCGLLITGEFQEEYHGIWRLEMGLTSGNIVGGFIRMPEGQIPGLNDPNTARNSSDPSNTVEVNVEAGKSFTITCQTQYPAGYCWIKGPQGQDITSTDELTVGRCSHTIDNAISTEHSGDWTCNMAHVNGGHEEHLVTKVNVIDKLYQAVNPEITARHGVKTVIACKSVLDYPLQYCRFVRPDGVGLGVTPGMEPSGRYSYEGDGLDHGYCGLAISSVQAVDIGEWKCVSRSRFRTWEAENSDTCVLQTPEISAASVIGLTIGAVLLVSVITGALLVRYRRKRSQQSERAMMVEFST, from the exons ATGTTCAAATATCCTCGGATACTCAGCTACTGTTTCATATCAATTCTTTTCCTGGGCAATGCTGAAGTGATAG TGAGAGTGGCCATTGAGGCTTCGTTTCGACTTGACATATACCCTAAAAGTCTGGATAATCCAAGCAGCTGTATGCTGTACGATCCCCAGAATGAAGCAACAGGTATCGCGCTTGATTATCAAGCTGACAATTCGCAG GAAGCTGATCAGAAGATCGTACCATTGGGCAACAATCAATGTGGTGCGAGAATCTACGACGCGTCACGGACAGATGTTGGAAGGTGGTCTCTTGTTCTTTCGAATGAAACAGAATCCATCACCGAAAATTTCCGAGTTATTACCGTTACTTTAGAAGAACCTGTCAACCGAACATCTACCGCAGTAATCGGAGACTTGACAACG ACCATACTTTGCGGACCATCCAGCATGCTGTACTGCGAACTGAGAAACCCTTTAGGAAATCCGGCTACCCTGACAAGCAGAACGCGATGTGAAACTATAATCGAGGTTTTGAAGGCTACGGATTTCGGGGTCTGGACATGCACTGTAGGCGTATCTGGCAGCATAGAAGAGGTTTACGCAACTCACACTCTGAACATTGGAG ACCCTGCCGAAGAAGTGGTGATATTCGCAAACGACACTTTATCCGGTAAAATGATATCCTGGCAAGTCGAGAGAATTATACCAGCAGCGTCTTGGTGCAGAGCCTTTCCCCCGAAGGGGGGATCAATCATG gTAGCGCCGGGACTGGAACTCGAAAAGTACGTATCCGTTGGGACAAACCTTGCCGAAAACAAATGCGGCCTTCTGATAACCGGGGAATTCCAGGAAGAGTATCATGGGATCTGGAGACTGGAAATGGGGCTAACTTCCGGAAATATAGTCGGAGGATTCATCAGAATGCCCGAAGGGCAGATACCAGGGCTGAATG ATCCAAATACCGCGAGGAATTCGTCGGACCCATCGAACACGGTGGAGGTGAATGTCGAGGCTGGAAAATCTTTCACAATCACTTGTCAAACTCAATACCCTGCCGGTTACTGCTGGATAAAAGGGCCCCAGGGCCAAGACATAACATCAACGGACGAACTGACTGTGGGGAGGTGTTCTCATACCATCGATAACGCGATTTCTACGGAGCATAGCGGGGACTGGACTTGTAACATGGCACATGTCAATGGAGGGCACGAGGAGCATTTGGTTACCAAAGTGAATGTCATAG ACAAATTATATCAGGCTGTCAACCCCGAGATAACAGCGCGTCACGGAGTCAAAACGGTAATCGCGTGTAAATCAGTACTGGATTATCCACTCCAGTACTGCCGATTTGTTAGGCCAGATGGTGTGGGACTAGGAGTAACGCCTGGCATggaaccatccggacgataCTCTTACGAGGGCGACGGATTGGACCATGGCTACTGTGGACTGGCCATCAGTTCTGTCCAG GCGGTGGACATCGGGGAGTGGAAATGTGTATCCAGATCACGCTTCCGCACCTGGGAGGCGGAAAATTCGGACACTTGCGTTTTGCAGACTCCAGAAATCTCTGCTGCTTCTGTAATTGGATTGACGATTGGCGCCGTTTTACTGGTATCCGTTATAACCGGAGCTTTACTTGTACGGTACAGACGTAAGCGGTCCCAACAGTCTGAACGAGCTATGATGGTCGAATTCAGTACCTGA
- the LOC124310525 gene encoding zinc finger protein 84-like: MMTTAVQDWNNACRLCSEEQPEMLSIFGDEGVQRKVTQKMRACFPIMVYKSDPLPKQICQFCAARLDDAYEFRERCLGVYKSMHIQLLALKDSETVKIFLDAMKNSPDPCQAQLCKEKARAPPPLVPLSASLSVEKSSVSIGMQKTDQSNAANEALVELPCEVQIKEEPLDNSDGNGPILGTAIMTAEELLNSVCNDRMEISHEEDYSSRGTNGAENRKTFGHESNVGITSRPGNGSTSILEQVLTGSLTINDRIGTKPKFKPSSKWWCSPCNRYYRTKESLRKHMRLFCPRRYRCKKCSSVFQSVEELAKHEGLHHLKVTLNFDECVNECDQCDREFVSWEILRHHRQRDHQLVPELATASNTWCSLCNRFFPTMNSYQNHKQLHQPETANVTPVRGETLFKHNPFAENIKSLMCPTCGKVCTQQSALSNHMRTHEPKKHKCEICGRSFGLFIRLAAHRLSEHNQQPVMSPVNASVEQEEALNEEREAREASEAITGISNRSYIKESDEEDVSMDGSAHASKDINMSTSKNVARCGICLQWFNDHTTMLTHLQTHSESYVYKSFSCKVCKKTFKEKWQLLRHEISHKRAASTAKYACSTCKKIFKDKAQQKAHEATHVVDKTYHCPRCNKIFFKEISLLAHQCSGGKPVFGKRGGATKASSKSSQQPFNTHKKYNCSKCNATFNNSQSRNSHMRVHTQAHAMLQVRKKELKKELEMSKAMPNLTPEHMSPGTSVPMQIEPKIELKIEDSPNAPPALKRTLIRTAGGYRCGVCQSPFVLRELAVAHLRSAHPAATFQCRHCKKQFSTRYTLSRHVETVHPDESEK; the protein is encoded by the exons ATGATGACTACTGCGGTACAAGACTGGAATAATGCCTGTAGACTTTGTTCGGAGGAGCAACCGGAAATGTTGTCGATATTTGGTGACGAAGGTGTGCAAAGAAAAGTCACCCAAAAGATGAGAGCCTGCTTTCCCATAATGGTATACAAAAGTGATCCGTTACCAAAACAGATATGCCAATTTTGTGCAGCCAGATTAGACGACGCTTACGAATTCAGAGAACGTTGTCTCGGCGTCTACAAGTCTATGCATATACAACTTCTAGCCTTAAAGGATTCTGaaactgtaaaaatatttttggatgCCATGAAGAATTCTCCTGATCCTTGCCAG GCCCAGCTTTGCAAAGAAAAAGCACGCGCTCCGCCACCGTTGGTTCCTTTATCTGCTTCACTATCAGTTGAGAAGTCTTCTGTTTCCATTGGCATGCAAAAGACAGATCAGTCCAATGCAGCCAATGAAGCTTTGGTAGAACTTCCTTGCGAAGTGCAGATTAAAGAGGAGCCCTTAGATAACTCTGACGGGAACGGGCCGATCTTAGGTACCGCGATTATGACGGCGGAAGAATTGTTGAATTCGGTTTGCAATGATCGAATGGAAATTTCTCACGAAGAGGATTACAGCTCAAGGGGTACAAACGGAGcggaaaacagaaaaacattCGGTCATGAATCAAATGTTGGAATTACTAGTAGGCCAGGGAATGGAAGCACTAGCATTCTAGAACAGGTATTAACTGGAAGCTTGACGATAAACGACCGAATAGGGACGAAACCAAAATTTAAACCAAGTTCTAAATGGTGGTGTTCGCCGTGCAACAGATACTACAG AACAAAAGAGAGTTTACGTAAGCACATGCGGCTCTTCTGTCCACGTAGATATAGGTGCAAAAAATGTTCGAGCGTGTTTCAATCTGTGGAAGAACTTGCAAAACATGAAGGTTTGCATCATCTCAAAGTTACTCTGAACTTTGATGAATGTGTCAATGAGTGCGATCAGTGCGATCGCGAATTTGTTAGCTGGGAAATACTCAGGCATCACAGACAACGAGATCATCAGTTAGTTCCTGAATTGGCGACTGCATCAAACACTTGGTGTTCTCTCTGCAATCG tttttttccaacaatgaATTCATACCAAAATCATAAGCAACTGCATCAGCCAGAAACGGCAAATGTGACGCCTGTACGTGGAGAAACATTATTCAAACACAATCCTTTTGCAGAAAATATCAAGTCACTCATGTGTCCTACTTGTGGAAAG GTGTGTACGCAGCAGAGTGCATTATCAAACCATATGCGAACTCACGAACCTAAAAAACACAAATGTGAAATTTGTGGCCGCTCATTTGGACTGTTTATTCGATTAGCGGCACACAGGCTAAGCGAGCATAATCAGCAGCCTGTTATGTCTCCTGTTAATGCTAGTGTTGAACAAGAGGAAGCATTGAATGAGGAGAGAGAAGCGCGTGAAGCCAGTGAAGCGATAACTGGTATAAGCAATAGAAGCTACATTAAG GAGTCTGACGAAGAAGATGTGTCTATGGATGGTTCGGCTCATGCAAGTAAAGACATCAACATGAGCACATCAAAGAACGTGGCCCGTTGCGGTATTTGTTTGCAGTGGTTTAACGATCACACGACAATGCTGACTCATTTGCAAACACATTCCGAGAGCTATGTATATAAGAGCTTCAGCTgtaaagtttgtaaaaaaacgtTCAAAGAGAAATGGCAGCTTCTTCGCCATGAG ATCTCTCACAAACGAGCAGCAAGCACAGCTAAATACGCGTGTTCcacgtgtaaaaaaattttcaaagacaaGGCGCAACAAAAGGCACATGAAGCAACACATGTCGTTGATAAAACTTACCATTGTCCACGATGTAACAAGATATTCTTCAAAGAGATTTCCCTGCTTGCACATCAGTGTAGTGGAGGGAAACCTGTATTCGGTAAGCGTGGTGGTGCGACAAAGGCTTCATCCAAGTCATCACAGCAACCATTCAACACACACAAGAAGTATAACTGTTCAAAATGCAATGCAACTTTCAACAATTCTCAGTCAAGAAATTCTCACATGAGAGTACACACCCAGGCACATGCAATG CTCCAGgtacgaaaaaaagaattgaaaaaggaATTGGAAATGTCAAAAGCTATGCCAAACCTTACGCCGGAACATATGTCACCAGGTACTTCGGTTCCAATGCAGATTGAGCctaaaattgaattgaaaattgaggATTCACCAAATGCTCCTCCTGCTCTCAAACGTACACTAATACGGACTGCTGGAGG GTATCGTTGCGGTGTATGTCAGTCACCATTTGTCTTGCGAGAACTCGCAGTCGCACATTTGAGATCAGCCCATCCTGCTGCAACATTTCAATGTCGTCATTGCAAGAAGCAGTTTTCTACGCGATATACTTTGTCCCGTCATGTGGAGACGGTCCATCCAGATGAATCAGAAAAATAA